The following are from one region of the Methanomassiliicoccales archaeon LGM-DZ1 genome:
- a CDS encoding metal-sensing transcriptional repressor: METIVKSLECGGCMKPMEHSKEEYDKLIHRLNRIEGQIRGIRGMLEKSASCPDIIVQTSAVNAALNSFNRELLAGYIRTCVTCGMLRGNEEAVEKLMTALQKTMKRRDRQ; the protein is encoded by the coding sequence GTGGAAACAATTGTTAAGTCGTTGGAATGCGGCGGCTGCATGAAGCCCATGGAGCATTCTAAAGAAGAATACGACAAATTGATTCACCGTTTGAATCGTATAGAAGGACAGATCCGCGGCATACGCGGGATGCTGGAGAAGAGTGCCTCCTGCCCGGACATAATCGTCCAGACCTCGGCGGTCAACGCCGCCCTGAACTCATTCAACAGGGAGCTGCTGGCGGGCTACATCCGCACCTGCGTCACCTGCGGGATGCTCCGGGGCAACGAGGAGGCCGTCGAGAAGCTGATGACGGCACTGCAGAAGACGATGAAGCGAAGGGATCGGCAATGA
- a CDS encoding ABC-F family ATP-binding cassette domain-containing protein: MLFRAESVTKSFGPNKVLTDANIQINEHDAIGLIGINGAGKSTFIKILLGIEQPDTGEVIRRTHRIGYLEQFAESSHVTVREVLGRPYGHIENIKSRMGEIDRKMAEGGDIDWNALATEYADLEQKLASCDVADEHKLEEALSKVGLDPGEMMGRYMDTLSGGERTKVMLARIVVQASDCDILVMDEPTSHLDIDTIEWLEDYMIASQLAFLVVSHDRYFLDKMTSRMVEIENGKTREYKGNYSDFIMKKMIDINRQEKEYLRYTQNKKQQEKIAAQMHHDMWYSATYKTREKMIDKMEVKEKPVESREITVRIEAAHKSGKNVFTMKDCSISYGGKDVLKHVNLEVHKGDRIGVFGANGQGKSTLVKAMIGEIPCEGDLWIAPGAKIGYYSQHHDDLDLRLTAEEQVLQIIGKDRRADARNLLARFFLYGEEVSRPMSTLSGGQRCRVALTILLLKETNVLVLDEPTNYLDIPARHAIEEALKEYGGTIIAVTHDRYFLDSVCTKVIEVKDGHAEMHTGTYSQLKGRPNITEIVMDADEYRVLAPFTNWSTGMKYKKGDRVLVAPNEIDNYQWAIDQGKIKKTGGRQRKKVAVKTDAGDGKK, encoded by the coding sequence ATGCTGTTCAGAGCCGAATCGGTCACCAAGTCTTTCGGGCCCAACAAGGTGCTCACCGACGCCAATATCCAGATAAACGAGCACGATGCGATAGGGCTCATCGGCATCAACGGCGCGGGGAAGTCCACCTTCATCAAGATCCTCCTCGGCATAGAGCAGCCGGACACGGGCGAGGTCATCCGCAGGACCCACCGCATCGGATACCTGGAACAGTTCGCAGAGTCGTCGCACGTCACCGTCCGCGAGGTCCTCGGCAGGCCCTACGGTCACATCGAGAACATCAAGAGCAGGATGGGCGAGATCGACCGGAAGATGGCCGAGGGAGGGGACATCGACTGGAATGCCCTCGCCACCGAGTACGCGGACCTGGAGCAGAAGCTGGCGAGCTGCGACGTGGCCGACGAGCACAAGCTCGAGGAGGCGCTCTCTAAGGTGGGCCTCGACCCCGGTGAGATGATGGGCCGCTACATGGACACGCTGTCCGGGGGAGAGCGCACCAAGGTCATGCTCGCCAGGATCGTGGTCCAGGCATCGGACTGCGACATCCTGGTCATGGACGAGCCCACCTCCCACCTGGACATCGACACCATCGAGTGGCTGGAGGACTACATGATCGCCAGCCAGCTGGCGTTCCTGGTGGTCTCCCACGACCGTTACTTCCTGGACAAGATGACCTCCCGCATGGTGGAGATCGAGAACGGCAAGACCCGGGAGTACAAGGGGAACTACTCCGACTTCATCATGAAGAAGATGATCGACATCAACCGCCAGGAGAAGGAGTACCTCCGCTATACCCAGAACAAGAAGCAGCAGGAGAAGATCGCCGCCCAGATGCACCACGACATGTGGTACTCCGCGACCTACAAGACCCGCGAGAAGATGATCGACAAGATGGAGGTCAAGGAGAAGCCTGTGGAATCCCGGGAGATCACCGTCAGGATCGAGGCCGCCCACAAGTCCGGGAAGAACGTCTTCACCATGAAGGACTGCTCCATAAGCTACGGCGGGAAGGACGTTCTCAAGCATGTGAACCTGGAGGTCCACAAAGGGGACAGGATCGGAGTTTTCGGGGCCAACGGCCAGGGCAAATCGACGCTGGTTAAGGCGATGATCGGCGAGATCCCCTGCGAAGGAGACCTCTGGATCGCCCCAGGCGCCAAGATCGGGTACTATTCCCAGCACCATGATGACCTCGACCTCCGGCTGACCGCCGAGGAGCAGGTGCTGCAGATCATCGGGAAGGACCGCAGGGCGGACGCCCGCAACCTGCTGGCACGTTTCTTCCTGTACGGCGAGGAGGTCAGCCGCCCCATGTCCACCCTCTCCGGCGGGCAGAGGTGCAGGGTGGCGCTGACCATCCTGCTGCTCAAGGAGACCAACGTCCTGGTCCTCGACGAGCCCACTAACTACCTGGACATCCCGGCCAGGCACGCCATAGAGGAGGCCCTGAAGGAGTACGGCGGCACCATCATCGCAGTCACCCATGACCGTTACTTCCTGGACTCGGTGTGCACCAAGGTCATAGAGGTCAAGGACGGGCACGCGGAGATGCACACCGGCACCTACTCGCAGCTCAAGGGCAGGCCGAACATCACCGAGATCGTCATGGACGCCGACGAGTACAGGGTGCTGGCACCTTTCACCAACTGGTCCACCGGCATGAAGTACAAGAAAGGGGACAGGGTACTGGTGGCCCCCAACGAGATCGACAACTACCAGTGGGCGATCGACCAGGGCAAGATCAAAAAGACCGGCGGGCGCCAGAGGAAGAAGGTCGCCGTCAAGACCGACGCCGGGGATGGGAAGAAATGA
- a CDS encoding chorismate mutase, whose protein sequence is MTRIGYMGIPFSFTEGMTQSMAAELGIDAEKVPLETARGVVGALREGSIDLGVLAVRNSTFGPVIETEKALEGFPHKVLMRRTMPVRQCIFVRSPGAKVSIVASHVQALGQCRGTLDRLYPGAARKEISDTAVAAEMVSDGRLPADCAVVCRKEAGLHYGLHLVMENAEDREDNATEFILISAE, encoded by the coding sequence ATGACCCGCATAGGCTACATGGGCATCCCGTTCTCGTTCACCGAGGGGATGACCCAGAGCATGGCGGCGGAACTGGGCATCGATGCCGAGAAGGTTCCGCTGGAGACCGCCCGCGGGGTCGTCGGGGCCCTGCGCGAAGGAAGCATCGACCTGGGGGTCCTGGCCGTCCGCAACTCCACGTTCGGGCCGGTCATCGAGACGGAGAAGGCCCTGGAGGGCTTCCCGCACAAAGTGCTCATGAGGAGGACCATGCCCGTCCGCCAATGCATCTTCGTCAGAAGCCCCGGTGCCAAGGTGAGCATAGTCGCGTCCCACGTGCAGGCGCTGGGTCAATGCAGGGGGACATTGGACAGGCTCTACCCCGGGGCCGCCCGGAAGGAGATCTCCGATACTGCAGTGGCTGCCGAGATGGTATCGGACGGAAGGCTCCCGGCCGACTGCGCCGTGGTCTGCCGCAAGGAGGCCGGCCTCCATTACGGCCTGCACCTAGTCATGGAGAACGCCGAGGACCGGGAGGACAACGCCACCGAGTTCATCCTCATCAGCGCTGAGTGA
- the aroA gene encoding 3-phosphoshikimate 1-carboxyvinyltransferase, with protein sequence MGDIVFSGGRAEGEVSPPPSKSHTHRAIIMSALSEGRCRVSSPLLSFDTRSTIGAVRRMGAEVLEEDGYLDIFTEELHAPDGPIDVGNSGTTLRIMTGIASVFGSETVLDGDSSIRKRPMGPLLDCLSAAGVSCSSEGGKPPVRVRGPIASPVLTIDGGVSSQFVTSLIMSAPLTGRPTDVRITGHLVSRPYIDITTEMMRRFGVEVGESAEEGCRVYHAEPQHYRPADYRVPADFSSAAFPLVAGGLAGKVTVRGMDPKDPQGDKRIVDVLKEAGCRVEESGDSITCASTGNLEGAEIDMGDMPDLFPVVAVLLSTAKGRSRLYGAPQLRFKESDRIALTEKMLRSLGADITGTSDGCVINGVERLHGARIEHCGDHRMLMAAAVASLVADGPVSMDDDACWNVSYPGFPEMMQSIGMKVERRRSRYSSFRDGAFTQR encoded by the coding sequence ATGGGAGACATAGTGTTCTCGGGAGGGCGCGCGGAGGGAGAAGTATCGCCTCCGCCGTCGAAGAGCCATACCCACAGAGCGATAATCATGTCCGCGCTGTCGGAGGGAAGGTGCAGAGTATCCTCCCCGCTCCTGTCGTTCGACACCCGCTCCACCATCGGGGCGGTCAGGCGCATGGGCGCCGAGGTCCTGGAGGAGGACGGATACCTGGACATCTTCACCGAGGAGCTGCATGCGCCGGACGGGCCCATCGACGTCGGGAACTCCGGTACGACCCTCAGGATCATGACCGGGATCGCATCCGTCTTCGGGTCCGAGACGGTGCTGGACGGCGACAGTTCCATCAGGAAGAGGCCGATGGGGCCCCTCCTGGACTGCCTATCCGCCGCAGGGGTGTCATGCTCCTCGGAGGGCGGGAAGCCTCCCGTCAGGGTAAGGGGGCCGATCGCATCGCCCGTATTGACCATCGACGGCGGGGTCTCCTCCCAGTTCGTCACCTCGCTGATCATGTCAGCGCCCCTGACGGGGCGCCCGACCGACGTCCGCATCACCGGGCACCTCGTCTCGAGGCCGTACATCGATATCACGACGGAGATGATGCGCAGGTTCGGCGTGGAGGTCGGCGAGTCTGCGGAGGAAGGGTGCCGCGTCTACCATGCCGAGCCGCAGCATTACAGGCCGGCGGATTACCGCGTGCCGGCCGACTTCTCCTCGGCGGCCTTCCCGCTCGTCGCAGGAGGGCTTGCCGGGAAGGTCACCGTCCGCGGGATGGACCCGAAGGACCCCCAGGGGGACAAGAGGATAGTCGACGTGCTGAAGGAGGCCGGGTGCAGGGTGGAGGAATCGGGAGATTCCATAACATGTGCCAGCACCGGGAATCTCGAAGGAGCGGAGATCGACATGGGCGACATGCCCGACCTCTTCCCGGTGGTCGCGGTGCTGCTGAGCACCGCCAAAGGCAGGAGCAGGCTATACGGCGCTCCCCAGCTGAGGTTCAAGGAGAGCGACAGGATCGCCCTCACAGAGAAGATGCTGAGGTCCCTGGGCGCCGACATCACCGGGACATCAGACGGATGCGTCATCAACGGAGTGGAGAGGCTGCACGGCGCGAGGATCGAGCACTGCGGCGATCACCGCATGCTCATGGCCGCCGCGGTGGCGTCCTTGGTCGCCGACGGGCCCGTCTCCATGGACGACGATGCCTGCTGGAACGTCTCATACCCTGGGTTCCCGGAGATGATGCAGTCGATAGGGATGAAGGTCGAACGCCGCCGATCCCGGTATTCCTCTTTCCGGGACGGTGCTTTCACTCAGCGCTGA
- a CDS encoding shikimate kinase codes for MGEGTSYGCISVMNGIVSGTGAVIGIDLATHAVYREEGTAQEVEVVGEQTDTGLARICVRRALESIGADPSVGYHLSISSDIPPSRGLKSSSSVCNAVIKAVYSAHGAEADVMDIIELGVQCAKEARVTVTGSFDDAVGCELGGFIVTDNRTDTILRKEPVDPMDAIVFVPERVKVRVPRESYEARAADMEMIKEVCLRDPLAAMTMNGRLIAEITGESQEIIDDLLEAGALAAGISGTGPAVAALCRKGEGKEISARLPYRTLLAETR; via the coding sequence ATGGGAGAAGGCACTTCGTACGGGTGCATCTCGGTGATGAACGGGATCGTCAGCGGGACGGGAGCGGTCATCGGCATCGACCTGGCGACGCATGCCGTCTATCGCGAAGAGGGCACGGCCCAGGAAGTCGAGGTCGTCGGAGAGCAGACCGACACCGGCCTTGCGCGGATATGCGTCCGCAGGGCCCTCGAGTCCATAGGGGCGGACCCTTCCGTTGGCTATCATCTGTCGATATCATCGGACATCCCGCCGTCCCGCGGTCTGAAGAGCTCCAGTTCCGTCTGCAATGCCGTCATCAAGGCGGTGTACAGTGCCCACGGGGCCGAAGCCGACGTAATGGACATCATCGAACTGGGAGTCCAATGCGCCAAAGAGGCCCGCGTGACCGTCACCGGCTCCTTCGATGACGCCGTCGGCTGTGAGCTCGGAGGCTTCATCGTGACCGACAACCGCACTGATACCATCCTCAGGAAGGAGCCGGTCGACCCCATGGACGCAATCGTGTTCGTCCCGGAGCGGGTCAAGGTCCGCGTGCCCCGCGAATCGTACGAGGCGAGGGCGGCCGACATGGAGATGATCAAGGAGGTCTGCCTGCGCGATCCCCTGGCGGCCATGACCATGAACGGGAGGCTGATTGCCGAGATAACCGGCGAGAGCCAGGAAATAATCGATGATCTTCTGGAGGCCGGGGCCTTGGCGGCTGGGATATCCGGGACCGGGCCGGCCGTGGCCGCATTGTGCAGGAAAGGGGAGGGGAAGGAGATCTCCGCCCGTCTCCCCTACCGTACCCTGCTCGCGGAGACGAGGTAA
- a CDS encoding type I 3-dehydroquinate dehydratase — MRVCAAYGSVPDRKAEADLHEVRLDIFRGMPPWLGDDCIITLAGHSVSEVPEGFRGLVDAGDSDAGIPFRRIRSVHDFSGTPSEETLVSSLNKGTQEVSKYACAVHSFTDLHTIYLASEKVSRPHVLLGMGETGTVTRIRSSVLGNLFTFGYVGNPTAPGQLSAERMRELGDGCEVLGIAGHPLGHSRSPAMQEAAMRSAGISGIYLRFDSPDTEHLADVMREYRIRGMNVTVPHKVAAMSQADSLEGPAREIGAVNTLANMDGRILGANTDWEGVVHAFRKAGRELGSCSKVLVFGTGGAARAGIYAAMSQGCSVSVLGRNPEHVSAICRDLGAEPATAGAVKGCDALIQCTPIGMKEDGDYMFGLSDIRPGTAVMDMVYNRKTALVSAAEKKGCTVVSGTDMLVGQGAASFRRWFGKDADIRAMERAAQ, encoded by the coding sequence ATGCGCGTCTGCGCGGCCTACGGCTCCGTTCCGGACAGGAAGGCGGAGGCCGACCTGCACGAGGTCCGCCTCGACATCTTCCGCGGGATGCCTCCGTGGCTGGGTGACGACTGCATCATCACCCTGGCGGGGCACAGCGTCTCCGAGGTGCCGGAGGGATTCCGCGGGCTGGTGGACGCCGGGGACTCCGATGCCGGGATCCCCTTCAGGAGGATCCGCTCGGTCCACGATTTCAGCGGGACCCCGTCCGAGGAGACCCTGGTGAGCTCGCTGAACAAAGGGACCCAGGAGGTCTCGAAGTACGCCTGCGCCGTGCATTCCTTCACCGACCTGCACACGATCTACCTGGCATCCGAGAAGGTCTCCCGCCCGCACGTCCTGCTGGGCATGGGCGAGACCGGCACGGTGACCCGCATCAGGAGCTCGGTCCTCGGGAACCTCTTCACCTTCGGCTACGTCGGGAACCCCACCGCTCCGGGCCAGCTGTCCGCGGAGAGGATGAGAGAGCTCGGCGACGGATGCGAGGTCCTCGGCATCGCCGGGCATCCTCTGGGTCATTCGCGTTCGCCGGCGATGCAGGAGGCGGCCATGCGGTCCGCCGGCATCAGCGGGATCTACCTGAGGTTCGACTCCCCGGACACGGAGCACCTGGCGGACGTCATGCGCGAGTACCGCATCCGGGGGATGAACGTCACCGTCCCGCACAAGGTGGCGGCCATGTCCCAGGCGGATTCCCTGGAGGGTCCCGCCCGGGAGATCGGGGCGGTGAACACCCTTGCCAACATGGACGGCAGGATCCTGGGGGCCAACACCGACTGGGAAGGCGTGGTGCATGCCTTCCGGAAGGCCGGCAGGGAGCTGGGGTCGTGCTCCAAGGTGCTGGTCTTCGGGACCGGCGGGGCCGCCCGGGCAGGGATATACGCGGCCATGTCCCAGGGATGCTCGGTGAGCGTTCTCGGGAGGAACCCGGAGCACGTCTCGGCGATATGCCGGGACCTGGGCGCGGAGCCCGCCACTGCCGGCGCGGTAAAGGGCTGCGACGCCCTCATCCAATGCACCCCGATAGGGATGAAGGAGGACGGGGACTACATGTTCGGCCTGTCGGACATCAGGCCCGGCACGGCCGTCATGGACATGGTCTACAACCGGAAGACCGCCCTGGTGTCCGCCGCCGAGAAGAAGGGATGCACCGTCGTCTCCGGCACGGACATGCTGGTCGGGCAGGGAGCGGCATCCTTCCGCAGATGGTTCGGGAAGGACGCTGACATCCGGGCGATGGAGCGTGCTGCGCAATGA
- a CDS encoding 3-dehydroquinate synthase II encodes MEEAKKIFVRADLPAVKDDRKALVTNGLEAGIVSYILRDEDPEFRKLGKMEDAVMTEDGRSVDPAWEIARIDSPEDQEKVLALAGSKKGVIVETGDWSVIPLENMIARFRGSGTKIYAVAKTKEDAELYLKTMENGTDGIVIDTSDPAEIGRFRDLVGTPAPVELSEVTVEDVKPIEMGDRVCVDTCSLMHPGEGMLIGSYSNCLFLVQSESEDNGYVATRPFRVNAGAVHEYCMVPGGGTRYLSEISAGDPVLIVGRGGNARVGSVGRCKVEVRPLLIVSATDGSRTFNVILQNAETIKLVTPGGAVPVTELKKGDRVLAHVETGGRHFGMKVEETITEK; translated from the coding sequence ATGGAAGAGGCCAAGAAGATCTTCGTCAGGGCCGACCTCCCGGCCGTGAAGGACGACAGGAAGGCTCTCGTGACGAACGGCCTCGAGGCCGGGATCGTCTCATACATCCTCCGGGACGAGGACCCGGAGTTCCGGAAGCTCGGGAAGATGGAGGACGCCGTCATGACCGAGGACGGCAGGTCCGTCGACCCGGCCTGGGAGATCGCGCGCATCGATTCCCCCGAGGACCAGGAGAAGGTGCTCGCCCTCGCAGGGTCGAAGAAAGGGGTCATCGTGGAGACCGGCGATTGGTCGGTCATCCCCCTGGAGAACATGATCGCCAGGTTCCGCGGCTCCGGGACGAAGATCTATGCCGTCGCGAAGACCAAGGAGGATGCCGAGCTCTACCTCAAGACCATGGAGAACGGGACGGACGGCATTGTCATCGACACCTCCGATCCGGCGGAGATCGGCAGGTTCAGGGACCTGGTCGGGACTCCCGCCCCCGTGGAGCTCAGCGAGGTCACCGTCGAGGACGTGAAGCCCATCGAGATGGGCGACAGGGTATGCGTCGACACCTGCAGCCTCATGCACCCCGGGGAGGGGATGCTCATCGGGTCATACTCCAACTGCCTCTTCCTGGTGCAGAGCGAGAGCGAGGACAACGGGTACGTTGCTACCCGCCCGTTCCGCGTGAACGCCGGGGCGGTGCACGAGTACTGCATGGTCCCCGGAGGGGGGACGAGGTACCTGTCGGAGATCTCCGCCGGGGACCCGGTTCTCATCGTCGGCCGTGGCGGGAACGCCAGGGTCGGCTCGGTCGGGCGCTGCAAGGTGGAGGTCAGGCCCCTGCTCATAGTCAGCGCCACGGACGGCAGCAGGACGTTCAACGTCATACTCCAGAACGCAGAGACCATCAAGCTGGTCACTCCCGGGGGGGCGGTGCCGGTCACCGAGCTCAAGAAGGGCGACAGGGTGCTCGCGCACGTCGAGACGGGAGGCCGCCATTTCGGGATGAAGGTCGAAGAGACCATCACGGAGAAGTGA
- a CDS encoding 2-amino-3,7-dideoxy-D-threo-hept-6-ulosonate synthase, which produces MDGKGIRMERIMDRKTGRAVIIPMDHGISNGPMEGLYDMKATVDAVTNGGATAVIMHKGLIRYSYRGSGKDVGFIIHLSASTDVNPAQANHKVTVTTVEEAIKYGADAVSIQINYGDEYESEMVREAGEISRKCTEWGMPLVIMSYARGHDVNSFDPHQIAHVARASTELGADLVKVNYTGDIDSFHEVVRGALAPVLIAGGPKMSTDMDVLNMVADSIEAGGRGVSMGRNVFQNKNVEGITRAISKIVLENYSAEEAARFLTDDCSEEKRRAGKA; this is translated from the coding sequence ATGGATGGAAAAGGAATCCGCATGGAGAGGATCATGGACAGGAAGACCGGCCGCGCCGTCATAATCCCGATGGACCACGGGATATCGAACGGCCCTATGGAGGGCCTCTACGACATGAAGGCCACGGTCGATGCTGTCACCAACGGCGGCGCGACCGCCGTCATCATGCACAAGGGGCTCATCCGCTACTCCTACAGGGGATCGGGGAAGGATGTCGGGTTCATCATCCACCTCTCGGCGTCCACCGATGTCAACCCAGCGCAGGCCAACCACAAGGTGACCGTCACCACTGTGGAGGAGGCCATAAAGTACGGGGCGGACGCGGTATCCATACAGATCAACTACGGAGACGAGTACGAGTCCGAGATGGTCCGCGAGGCCGGCGAGATCTCAAGGAAGTGCACCGAGTGGGGCATGCCGCTCGTGATCATGTCCTACGCCAGAGGCCACGACGTCAACTCCTTCGACCCCCACCAGATCGCCCATGTAGCCCGCGCCTCCACCGAGCTCGGCGCCGATCTCGTCAAGGTCAACTACACCGGAGACATCGATTCCTTCCATGAGGTCGTCCGCGGCGCCCTCGCGCCCGTCCTCATCGCCGGCGGGCCCAAGATGAGCACCGACATGGACGTCCTCAACATGGTCGCGGACTCCATCGAGGCCGGCGGCCGCGGCGTGTCCATGGGAAGGAACGTCTTCCAGAACAAGAACGTCGAGGGCATCACCCGCGCCATCTCGAAGATCGTGCTGGAGAACTACAGCGCCGAGGAAGCGGCCAGGTTCCTCACCGACGACTGCTCTGAGGAAAAGCGCCGCGCCGGGAAGGCCTGA
- a CDS encoding TetR/AcrR family transcriptional regulator C-terminal domain-containing protein produces MSDNTKERIVQAFKELLEEKEYSKITISDITEKCNISRQTFYYHFKNVFDMIIWIFEQDTKSDPHNTGSYVPWRFLVRESFDYCRRNKDVITQVLESSEKEKLENYFIDFSIRKITEAIMIKTDGRMESKDAVFLARVYSYAYTGIIIQWIKDGMPDDGYELAEKIDAIVTASMNPSIDVLMERSSAAAKQTEKSQ; encoded by the coding sequence ATGTCGGACAATACCAAAGAGAGGATAGTCCAGGCGTTCAAGGAACTTCTCGAGGAGAAGGAGTACAGCAAGATCACCATCTCTGATATCACCGAGAAGTGCAACATATCGCGTCAGACGTTCTACTACCACTTCAAGAACGTCTTCGATATGATCATCTGGATCTTCGAGCAGGACACGAAGAGCGACCCCCACAACACCGGCAGCTATGTGCCCTGGAGGTTCCTCGTGAGGGAATCCTTCGACTACTGCAGACGCAACAAGGATGTAATAACCCAGGTCCTCGAGTCTTCCGAGAAGGAGAAGCTCGAGAACTACTTCATCGACTTCAGCATCAGGAAGATCACCGAGGCCATCATGATCAAGACGGACGGCCGCATGGAATCCAAGGATGCCGTGTTCCTCGCCAGGGTGTACTCCTACGCCTACACCGGGATCATCATCCAGTGGATCAAGGACGGCATGCCCGATGACGGCTACGAGCTCGCCGAGAAGATCGATGCCATCGTCACCGCTTCCATGAACCCCTCCATCGATGTGCTCATGGAGAGGTCCTCGGCCGCTGCCAAGCAGACAGAGAAGAGCCAGTGA
- a CDS encoding cation:proton antiporter — MEEVVLLENMTILLLLGGICSVIFKKLKMPAIIGYLVTGIILANYWSGRSQDTDDIVGFLSDLGLVFMMFGIGMELNLQKLKKTGSFAIMVVMIQVPLMLMGGYLGGSLLGLDSLQSIVFGAIISGSSTAVVTVVLKDQIRLTKEEVETVVLVTVVEDVAQVIILSAITPMMSGSDMEISAIIWMFLKIIAFMVAAVSIGLLVVPKFIDWVDAKTSDRNSSEVVLIVSLGLCFAMAWMATQVGLSMAIGAFLMGVIVSQSKPVTKVSTMVEPMKEVFMMMFFISIGLEIKPSYLVDNIGLILAIYLIYFCLKTASVLIAYYLGNRPMRKSFYASISLVAMGEFAFIIGKEALDAGILSSDFYASVIGAALLSMILLPPINSKADEIYDAVSNHTPARIKMGMQEVDKLRNSFFNKIENASKNTQKNFRVRLTYAYVDIVVIILIEIIFFLATPALSEFIADNTMMEMYSATEAVMVINFLMLIPFLYKMIFNFKFIERVLLDAERRASAGNLAKRRSLNYRLTKFVVELNGWITVIMLDFVIILIVPNSVSFFGHLVVAAISSLILVLVYLYSYFKRN; from the coding sequence TTGGAAGAAGTCGTTCTGCTCGAGAACATGACCATCCTCCTGCTGCTGGGAGGGATCTGCTCTGTCATCTTCAAGAAACTGAAGATGCCGGCGATCATCGGTTACCTCGTGACAGGCATCATCCTCGCCAATTATTGGTCGGGGCGCTCCCAGGACACGGACGACATCGTAGGGTTCCTCTCCGATCTCGGACTCGTCTTCATGATGTTCGGCATAGGGATGGAGCTGAACCTCCAGAAGCTGAAGAAGACAGGTTCGTTCGCCATCATGGTGGTGATGATCCAGGTGCCGCTGATGCTTATGGGCGGCTATCTGGGAGGCTCCCTGCTGGGTCTCGATTCACTCCAGTCCATCGTGTTCGGAGCGATTATATCCGGATCGTCCACCGCGGTCGTCACCGTGGTCCTGAAGGACCAGATAAGGCTCACTAAAGAGGAAGTGGAGACGGTGGTCCTCGTCACCGTCGTGGAGGATGTGGCCCAGGTCATCATCCTCTCGGCCATCACCCCCATGATGAGCGGCAGCGATATGGAGATCAGCGCCATCATCTGGATGTTCCTGAAGATCATAGCCTTCATGGTAGCGGCCGTGTCCATAGGGCTGCTGGTGGTTCCCAAGTTCATCGACTGGGTCGATGCCAAGACCAGCGACAGGAACTCCTCCGAGGTCGTCCTCATCGTATCTCTGGGTCTCTGCTTCGCCATGGCATGGATGGCCACTCAGGTAGGGCTTTCCATGGCCATCGGGGCCTTCCTCATGGGAGTCATAGTGTCCCAGTCGAAGCCGGTCACGAAGGTCTCCACGATGGTGGAGCCGATGAAGGAGGTCTTCATGATGATGTTCTTCATCTCGATTGGGCTGGAGATCAAGCCCTCCTACCTGGTGGACAACATCGGCCTCATCCTCGCCATCTACCTCATCTACTTCTGCCTGAAGACGGCCTCCGTCCTGATAGCTTACTACCTGGGCAACAGGCCGATGAGGAAATCCTTCTACGCCTCGATCTCGCTGGTCGCCATGGGCGAGTTCGCCTTCATCATCGGCAAGGAGGCCCTGGACGCAGGCATCCTCTCGAGCGACTTCTACGCATCAGTCATCGGAGCGGCGCTGCTGTCCATGATCCTGCTGCCGCCCATCAACAGCAAGGCGGACGAGATCTACGATGCTGTCTCCAACCACACTCCCGCGCGCATCAAGATGGGCATGCAGGAGGTCGACAAGCTGAGGAACTCCTTCTTCAACAAGATCGAGAACGCCTCGAAGAACACCCAGAAGAACTTCCGCGTCAGGCTGACCTACGCTTACGTGGACATCGTCGTGATCATCCTGATCGAGATAATCTTCTTCCTGGCGACGCCTGCGCTGTCCGAGTTCATCGCGGACAACACCATGATGGAGATGTACAGCGCGACGGAAGCGGTCATGGTGATCAACTTCCTGATGCTCATCCCGTTCCTTTACAAGATGATCTTCAACTTCAAGTTCATCGAGCGTGTGCTGCTGGACGCCGAGAGGAGGGCGTCCGCCGGCAACCTGGCCAAGCGCCGCTCCCTGAACTACCGCCTCACCAAGTTCGTCGTCGAGCTGAACGGATGGATCACCGTCATCATGCTGGACTTCGTGATCATCCTGATCGTCCCGAACAGCGTCAGCTTCTTCGGCCACCTTGTGGTGGCGGCGATCTCTTCCCTGATCCTAGTCCTGGTGTACCTTTACTCGTACTTCAAGAGGAACTGA